Proteins encoded within one genomic window of Chthonomonas sp.:
- a CDS encoding DNA-directed RNA polymerase subunit alpha, with amino-acid sequence MPHIQTLDLNTEYGKFVLEPLERGYGQTIGNALRRVLLSSIQGAAITAVKIDKVFHEFAPIPGVKEDATELLLNLRYVAIKVEFEGVPPEEIVLKIDVKGPGRVTGADIVCPEGVSIVNPEVYIASISDKGANLTADLYVGYGTGYVLPEKQERYKGTIGIITTGSQFTPVRKVNCTVEATRVGMRTDYERLVLDVTTNGAVPPNDAVTQAAQILDKYFRMFFDLGKSTADFSLEEEGEEQDDLSNVPDIKIEELDFSQRTFNCLRRASLLTLKHLATVTESDLTGIRGFGKKSLTEVREKLEEHGLALKPPKGGYRAIDLLDDDEEDFD; translated from the coding sequence ATGCCTCATATTCAAACACTGGACCTGAATACAGAATACGGAAAGTTTGTGCTGGAGCCGCTGGAGCGCGGATACGGCCAGACGATCGGCAACGCACTCCGGCGCGTGCTGCTTAGCTCGATCCAGGGTGCTGCGATCACCGCCGTGAAGATCGACAAGGTCTTCCACGAGTTCGCCCCGATCCCTGGCGTGAAGGAAGATGCGACCGAGCTTTTGCTCAACCTGCGCTACGTGGCCATCAAAGTCGAATTCGAAGGCGTGCCTCCCGAGGAGATCGTGCTGAAGATCGACGTGAAGGGTCCGGGACGCGTGACCGGTGCAGATATCGTCTGCCCCGAAGGCGTTTCGATCGTGAACCCTGAGGTCTACATCGCGAGCATCAGCGACAAGGGCGCGAACCTGACCGCTGACCTGTACGTCGGATACGGCACGGGCTACGTGCTCCCCGAGAAGCAGGAGCGATACAAGGGCACCATCGGTATCATCACCACCGGGTCCCAGTTCACTCCGGTCCGAAAGGTCAACTGCACCGTCGAAGCGACCCGCGTCGGCATGCGAACCGACTATGAGCGACTGGTGCTGGACGTGACGACGAACGGAGCGGTCCCGCCCAACGACGCCGTTACCCAGGCCGCACAAATTCTCGACAAGTACTTCCGCATGTTCTTCGACCTAGGCAAGTCCACCGCGGACTTCTCGCTGGAAGAAGAGGGTGAGGAGCAGGACGATCTCTCAAACGTGCCCGACATCAAGATCGAGGAGCTCGACTTCTCGCAGCGCACGTTCAACTGCCTTCGCCGCGCGAGCCTACTGACGCTCAAGCATCTGGCGACGGTCACGGAGAGCGACTTGACAGGTATCCGAGGCTTCGGTAAGAAGTCTCTGACTGAAGTGCGCGAGAAGCTCGAAGAGCACGGACTCGCCCTCAAGCCACCGAAGGGCGGCTACCGAGCTATCGACCTCTTGGACGATGACGAAGAGGATTTTGACTGA
- a CDS encoding aminopeptidase, translating into MIDPRVTALAQQLCSYSCKLNESDTVLLHMFDIPEEVTAEFVRVAYTFGAKVLTRIEQSPVRRARMMGMTEANAQVNTAVELYEMQQSTAYIALRGSHNNLELSDVPGDVNRMWAKTYVKPVVFETRVPNTKWVALRWPNPSFAQMASMSTEAFEDFYFRVCLVDYAKMAAAAEPLRELMDRTDRVRITGPGTDLSFSIKGVGSVPCSGEANVPDGECFSSPLRESMNGTVQYNTVSLYEGTEFTNIFFRVKDGQIVEATAGANTEALNKILDTDPGARYFGEWSLGYNPHVLHPMKDTLFDEKIGGSFHLTPGNAYEGTGGNGNESNIHWDIVCIQRAEYGGGDIYFDDVLIRKDGIFVLPELAGLNPDQLGH; encoded by the coding sequence ATGATCGACCCACGCGTCACAGCTCTCGCCCAGCAACTATGCTCCTATTCGTGCAAGCTCAATGAGAGCGACACGGTCCTTCTCCACATGTTTGACATCCCCGAAGAGGTAACCGCCGAGTTCGTGCGCGTGGCCTACACGTTTGGTGCCAAGGTGCTCACTCGGATCGAGCAGTCTCCCGTGCGCCGCGCGCGCATGATGGGCATGACCGAAGCTAACGCCCAGGTCAACACCGCGGTCGAGCTATACGAGATGCAGCAATCGACGGCCTACATTGCCCTCCGAGGTTCGCACAACAACCTCGAATTGAGCGACGTGCCCGGCGACGTCAACCGCATGTGGGCCAAGACCTACGTGAAGCCCGTCGTGTTCGAGACCCGCGTGCCCAATACCAAGTGGGTCGCACTGCGCTGGCCAAACCCGAGCTTTGCGCAGATGGCATCCATGAGCACCGAAGCGTTCGAGGATTTCTACTTTCGGGTGTGCCTGGTGGACTACGCCAAGATGGCCGCTGCCGCCGAACCCTTGCGCGAGCTCATGGACCGGACCGATCGGGTGCGCATCACCGGGCCGGGGACGGACCTGTCGTTCAGTATTAAGGGCGTCGGCTCGGTTCCGTGCAGCGGCGAAGCCAATGTCCCCGATGGCGAGTGCTTCAGCTCACCCCTGCGCGAATCGATGAACGGCACGGTGCAGTACAACACCGTCTCGCTGTACGAGGGCACCGAGTTCACGAACATCTTCTTCCGGGTCAAGGACGGGCAGATCGTCGAGGCGACGGCGGGCGCAAACACCGAAGCGCTGAACAAAATCTTGGACACCGATCCCGGCGCGCGGTACTTCGGCGAATGGTCGCTGGGCTACAACCCGCACGTCTTGCACCCGATGAAGGACACGCTCTTTGATGAGAAGATCGGCGGGAGCTTCCACCTGACCCCGGGCAATGCCTACGAGGGGACTGGCGGGAACGGGAACGAGTCGAACATCCACTGGGACATCGTGTGTATCCAGCGCGCCGAGTACGGCGGCGGCGACATTTACTTCGACGACGTCCTCATCCGAAAGGATGGGATCTTCGTGCTGCCAGAGCTGGCCGGGTTGAACCCCGACCAGCTTGGCCACTAG
- the rplM gene encoding 50S ribosomal protein L13, whose product MNRTYSAKPQDIERKWYVVDATGVPVGRLAAQVAKILRGKHKPTFTYNQDVGDFVVVINADRVVLTGRKQDELIHWHTGWPGGLRNISRGRMLETTPTKLVEKVIWGMTPKTKLGRATFSKLKVYAGSEHPHGAQQPIELKITKD is encoded by the coding sequence ATGAATAGAACCTATAGCGCAAAGCCGCAGGATATAGAGCGCAAGTGGTACGTGGTCGATGCGACCGGCGTGCCGGTGGGTCGGCTCGCCGCCCAAGTCGCAAAGATCCTTCGTGGCAAACACAAGCCAACGTTTACGTACAACCAGGACGTAGGCGATTTCGTCGTCGTGATTAACGCCGATCGTGTGGTCCTGACGGGCCGCAAGCAAGACGAACTCATCCACTGGCACACCGGATGGCCGGGCGGTCTACGCAATATCAGCCGCGGACGCATGCTCGAGACCACCCCGACCAAGCTGGTTGAGAAGGTTATTTGGGGCATGACCCCGAAGACCAAGCTCGGTCGCGCCACGTTTAGCAAGTTGAAGGTTTATGCCGGTTCCGAGCACCCGCACGGAGCGCAGCAGCCAATCGAACTGAAGATCACGAAGGACTAA
- the fliF gene encoding flagellar M-ring protein FliF produces MQSIILKLRSWWETADRTQKSVTIFGSIFLVCLIVGTMYFAGKPKMDVLFRNLSPQDQGSVANELTKMGIPFEQDRSGAIMVPASRIAEVQGKLAVAQKLPSSGQAGYQDLEKLGIMNTPTAEREKIRAILEGEISRSIEQMDGVATARIHLTNPRQTAFVRDGETASASVVIKETTDGALTGEHARAIQRLVQFAVPSLTAQNITVITAAGRTLIDGESEASGGGVATERMHTETQEAKRREAMLQARMDSVFGKGNTVVSVPLLELNFDKRELSSTERMPTKPIYIEKNTESMGANANTVASGPVGTPSNTPGDGATSAAGGGNTTDNKSYTGTQEAKQMEVTETRTNTVYAPGNLKRLAINVLVNKSVVKDEATVRKFLNGELGPLALDAENFKVEVTSTEFDKAANEEVKKSEAAVAGAATRQQLLSFLPIAALLFVGFMVVKAIAKASKASNVLVAVSPDGQMIPLSTSAQHVYIEQDGRQVAVAANSPMALEAARKGQVLGQIDRDIRGAEGLVHGEEMDEKHAALKEFVDQNETIRIAKIPDHINVPLEQLKQLSTERPETVAMLLKTWLLNEGR; encoded by the coding sequence ATGCAATCGATTATTCTAAAACTTAGAAGTTGGTGGGAGACGGCGGATCGGACGCAGAAGAGCGTCACGATCTTTGGCTCCATATTTCTTGTGTGCTTGATCGTTGGGACGATGTACTTCGCGGGGAAACCCAAGATGGACGTCCTCTTCCGCAATCTCTCGCCACAGGATCAGGGCTCGGTCGCAAATGAGCTCACTAAGATGGGCATCCCGTTCGAGCAGGACCGATCGGGTGCGATTATGGTGCCTGCCAGCCGCATCGCCGAAGTTCAAGGCAAGCTCGCGGTGGCACAGAAGCTCCCAAGCAGCGGCCAAGCTGGCTACCAGGATCTGGAGAAGCTCGGCATCATGAACACTCCTACCGCCGAGCGAGAGAAGATTCGCGCCATCCTTGAGGGCGAAATCAGCCGATCGATTGAACAGATGGATGGCGTGGCGACTGCCCGCATCCACTTGACGAATCCGCGTCAAACCGCCTTCGTCCGCGACGGCGAGACCGCTTCGGCGAGTGTCGTGATCAAGGAGACCACCGACGGCGCTCTGACCGGCGAGCATGCCCGTGCAATCCAGCGCTTGGTGCAGTTCGCGGTCCCTTCGCTGACGGCGCAGAACATCACTGTCATCACCGCAGCCGGTCGCACCCTCATCGATGGCGAGTCTGAGGCTTCGGGCGGCGGAGTTGCGACGGAGCGCATGCACACCGAGACGCAAGAGGCCAAGCGCCGAGAGGCCATGCTCCAAGCGCGCATGGACTCGGTCTTCGGCAAGGGCAATACCGTGGTAAGCGTCCCGCTGCTGGAGCTGAACTTCGATAAGAGGGAGCTTTCAAGCACTGAGCGGATGCCGACCAAACCGATTTACATCGAGAAGAACACAGAATCCATGGGCGCGAATGCGAACACAGTGGCCTCCGGCCCGGTGGGTACCCCGAGCAACACGCCGGGAGACGGTGCGACGTCAGCTGCTGGCGGCGGAAATACGACCGACAACAAGTCCTACACCGGCACCCAAGAGGCGAAGCAGATGGAGGTCACGGAGACCCGGACCAACACCGTCTACGCTCCCGGCAACCTCAAGCGCTTAGCGATCAACGTGCTGGTCAACAAGTCGGTCGTTAAAGACGAAGCAACCGTCCGTAAATTCCTGAACGGCGAGCTGGGACCTCTTGCCCTGGACGCTGAGAATTTCAAGGTCGAAGTCACGAGCACGGAGTTCGACAAAGCGGCGAACGAAGAGGTGAAGAAGTCTGAAGCGGCGGTAGCCGGTGCGGCGACGCGTCAACAACTGCTGAGCTTCCTCCCGATCGCTGCATTGCTGTTCGTCGGCTTCATGGTCGTCAAGGCGATCGCAAAGGCAAGTAAAGCCTCGAACGTGCTCGTCGCGGTCTCTCCGGACGGGCAAATGATCCCGCTGAGCACGAGTGCGCAGCACGTGTACATCGAGCAGGACGGGCGCCAAGTCGCCGTTGCCGCGAACAGCCCAATGGCGCTGGAAGCCGCCCGCAAGGGCCAGGTGCTGGGCCAGATCGATCGGGATATCCGTGGCGCTGAAGGGCTTGTCCACGGCGAAGAAATGGACGAGAAGCACGCGGCGCTCAAGGAGTTCGTGGACCAGAACGAAACCATTCGAATCGCAAAGATTCCTGACCACATCAACGTGCCGTTGGAACAGCTCAAGCAACTGTCCACCGAGCGGCCCGAGACCGTTGCCATGCTCCTCAAGACGTGGCTATTAAATGAGGGACGATGA
- a CDS encoding DEAD/DEAH box helicase, giving the protein MKNQSNGFAGLGLPAATLNSLRHLGFHTPTPIQQLAIPVALEGKDVLGIAQTGTGKTLAFGLPLVSRIRPGKCGLVIAPTRELAQQIQDSLRRLGLSSALLIGGAGMVPQVRQLRSRPQVIIATPGRLLDHMNQRTVDLRNVDIVVLDEADRMLDMGFLPSITKILEALPHGRQTMLFTATMPNSIVELARSTQRDPVRLEVESQTVTADNITQELLVVAKDDKQEVLGDLLGHHSGSVLVFARTRHSARKLTAVVRRMGHSAAEIHSDRTLFQRRQALDGFKSGDYRILIATDIAARGIDVQEISVVINYDLPTVPEDYVHRIGRTGRAGASGLAITMASPEERRAVEAIEEVIQQELAASTHSRGTINRRVLRPRVRYEHYEPKHHHGNSHDSRPNQDRKPHSAHRPERKPFGENRPDRPAFGDNRNDRKPYGPKPNGDNRPDRPSFGDNRNDRKPYGDNRPERKPYGPKPEGQSRPAYSPKPKPQGSKDYGPKPFGKPAQPKPAWKKDSRPAGNRPHGPKPQGAPVSPTGTPRRPRRPLRTRR; this is encoded by the coding sequence ATGAAAAATCAATCGAACGGCTTTGCGGGCCTTGGCCTGCCCGCAGCTACCCTTAATTCATTGCGCCACCTTGGGTTTCACACCCCCACCCCCATTCAGCAGCTCGCCATTCCCGTTGCACTCGAGGGCAAAGACGTCCTCGGCATCGCGCAGACCGGAACGGGTAAGACCCTGGCCTTCGGCTTGCCACTGGTCTCCAGAATCCGACCAGGCAAGTGCGGCCTCGTCATTGCGCCGACTCGTGAGTTGGCTCAGCAGATTCAGGACAGCCTCCGAAGGCTCGGCCTCAGCTCAGCGTTACTCATAGGTGGGGCAGGCATGGTCCCTCAGGTGCGCCAACTGCGCTCCCGACCCCAAGTGATCATCGCCACCCCAGGTCGGCTGCTCGACCATATGAACCAGCGCACCGTCGATCTCCGCAACGTGGACATCGTCGTGCTGGACGAAGCCGACCGGATGCTGGATATGGGCTTCCTGCCCTCCATCACTAAGATCCTGGAGGCGCTACCGCACGGCCGACAGACCATGCTGTTCACCGCCACCATGCCGAACTCAATCGTCGAGCTCGCACGCAGCACGCAGCGAGATCCGGTGCGGTTGGAAGTCGAGAGCCAGACGGTCACCGCGGACAACATCACCCAAGAGCTCCTCGTCGTCGCGAAAGACGACAAGCAAGAAGTTCTCGGCGATCTGCTCGGCCACCACTCCGGATCGGTCCTCGTGTTTGCGCGCACCCGACACAGCGCGCGCAAGCTCACCGCCGTCGTCCGGCGCATGGGCCACTCCGCTGCCGAGATCCACTCAGACCGCACGCTTTTCCAGCGCCGCCAGGCACTCGATGGGTTCAAGTCTGGCGACTACCGCATCCTCATCGCGACGGACATCGCCGCGCGAGGCATTGATGTCCAGGAGATCTCGGTGGTCATCAACTACGACCTTCCGACCGTGCCTGAGGACTACGTCCACCGCATCGGTCGCACCGGTCGAGCAGGCGCAAGCGGCCTCGCCATCACCATGGCCAGCCCTGAAGAGCGGCGCGCTGTCGAAGCCATTGAGGAAGTCATTCAGCAAGAACTAGCTGCATCGACCCACTCGCGTGGGACGATCAATCGCCGTGTGCTGCGACCCCGCGTTCGATACGAGCACTACGAGCCGAAACACCACCACGGCAACTCGCACGATTCGCGTCCAAACCAGGACCGCAAGCCACACAGCGCACATCGACCCGAGCGTAAGCCGTTTGGCGAGAATCGACCGGATCGCCCAGCGTTCGGTGACAACCGAAACGACCGCAAGCCGTATGGCCCTAAGCCAAATGGTGACAATCGACCGGATCGCCCGTCGTTCGGTGACAACCGAAACGACCGCAAGCCTTACGGAGACAACCGACCGGAGCGCAAGCCGTATGGCCCTAAGCCGGAGGGTCAGTCGCGACCTGCGTACTCGCCCAAGCCGAAGCCCCAGGGCAGCAAGGATTACGGCCCCAAGCCGTTTGGCAAGCCTGCCCAGCCGAAGCCAGCCTGGAAAAAGGACAGCCGGCCCGCCGGTAACCGCCCGCATGGTCCTAAGCCGCAAGGCGCACCGGTCAGCCCGACAGGCACTCCTCGCCGACCGCGTCGTCCGCTCCGGACTCGACGCTAA
- the rpsK gene encoding 30S ribosomal protein S11: MARKQAPRGKQKEKRQVATGHAYIHSTFNNTIVTITDPQGNALCWSSAGNVNFKGSRKGTPFAAQLASESAARKAAEHGMRRVDVFVSGPGSGRETAIRALQAAGMDVGSIRDVTPIPHNGCRPPKKRRV; this comes from the coding sequence ATGGCACGCAAGCAAGCACCTCGAGGTAAGCAGAAAGAGAAGCGGCAAGTGGCGACGGGTCATGCCTACATCCACAGCACGTTTAACAATACGATCGTCACGATCACCGATCCGCAAGGCAACGCGTTGTGCTGGTCGAGCGCAGGCAACGTGAACTTCAAGGGTAGCCGCAAGGGCACCCCGTTCGCCGCGCAGCTCGCCAGTGAAAGTGCAGCCCGAAAGGCTGCCGAGCACGGCATGCGCCGAGTCGATGTCTTCGTTAGCGGTCCCGGCAGTGGACGCGAAACCGCGATCCGAGCCCTGCAGGCTGCAGGCATGGATGTGGGATCGATCCGCGACGTAACTCCGATCCCGCACAACGGATGTCGCCCGCCGAAGAAGCGCCGAGTCTAA
- the flgB gene encoding flagellar basal body rod protein FlgB yields MLNAIFGSTADRFQIALDRTSKRHGLLTQNLANVNTPGYKRQDCDFTLALDEATGEDREFGRIRHLARFDNRETRSETNVRVDGNSVDMEKEVSTIAETELRYQMLTEFTSRYFGGMKNVIREGR; encoded by the coding sequence ATGCTGAACGCAATTTTTGGAAGTACAGCGGATCGGTTCCAGATCGCTCTGGACCGTACGTCGAAGCGCCACGGGCTTCTGACGCAAAACTTGGCGAACGTGAACACGCCGGGTTACAAGCGTCAGGACTGTGACTTCACGCTTGCGCTCGATGAAGCGACGGGTGAAGACCGAGAGTTTGGTCGCATTCGCCACCTCGCACGATTTGACAACCGCGAGACGCGCTCGGAAACGAACGTCCGTGTGGACGGCAACAGCGTGGACATGGAAAAAGAAGTCTCCACCATCGCCGAGACCGAACTGCGCTACCAGATGCTCACCGAGTTCACTAGCCGCTACTTCGGCGGTATGAAGAATGTCATTCGGGAGGGTCGATAA
- the rplQ gene encoding 50S ribosomal protein L17 has translation MRHKVDRRKLGLPSDQRRALLTNLTRQMVRHGYVHTTLGRAKELQRLVEKLVTTAKSDTLAARREARKVLVGHSSSSPKPMRLLAGKSDIEKLEILKAKSLINGEDLVKYLFDHVAPRFKDRQGGYTRLTKTGQRRGDAAVTAVLEFVD, from the coding sequence ATGAGACACAAAGTCGATCGTAGAAAACTTGGACTGCCAAGCGATCAGCGCCGGGCACTCTTGACGAACCTGACGCGCCAGATGGTGCGGCACGGATACGTCCACACCACCCTGGGCCGCGCAAAGGAACTGCAGCGCCTCGTCGAGAAGCTCGTGACGACCGCGAAGAGCGATACGCTTGCCGCGCGACGCGAAGCTCGCAAGGTCCTCGTCGGTCATAGCAGCAGCTCGCCGAAGCCGATGCGACTGCTCGCCGGCAAGAGCGACATCGAGAAGCTGGAGATCCTCAAGGCGAAGAGCCTGATCAACGGCGAAGACCTCGTCAAGTACCTCTTCGACCACGTTGCTCCCCGATTCAAGGATCGACAGGGCGGCTACACCCGACTGACGAAGACCGGCCAGCGCCGGGGCGACGCCGCGGTGACCGCAGTGTTGGAGTTTGTCGACTAA
- the truA gene encoding tRNA pseudouridine(38-40) synthase TruA — protein MSTKVQRIKLVVSYDGTDFCGWAAQQGQRSVRSTLTEAVRRISGEENEIVGASRTDSGAHARGQVCHFDTACTIPPQRWADTISRLLPVDLAVLRSSAVAQTFHSRFSPLDRWYRYRILPQRRDPLRSRFVAPCWHRLDVDRMHRVAQKLVGTHDFRGFSEEMALDKSARRTILKIAVRARQDEVHIDVIGTAFIRGMMRRISGGLVEVGRGLRPEEQVSNLLDPRIRDSLQWPRVLPAQGLCLMRIRYGRSYYGQSQFIEEDNTGKDNE, from the coding sequence TTGTCGACTAAAGTTCAGAGAATCAAGCTCGTCGTCTCGTACGACGGCACCGACTTTTGCGGCTGGGCCGCGCAACAAGGACAGAGATCTGTCCGCAGTACATTGACAGAAGCCGTTCGCCGGATCTCGGGCGAGGAAAACGAGATCGTTGGAGCAAGCCGTACCGATAGCGGGGCGCATGCACGAGGACAAGTCTGCCACTTTGACACCGCGTGCACGATCCCCCCGCAACGATGGGCGGACACGATCAGCCGATTGCTTCCCGTGGACCTGGCAGTCCTGAGGTCGAGCGCTGTGGCGCAGACCTTCCACAGCCGGTTCAGTCCACTGGATCGCTGGTATCGGTATCGAATACTTCCGCAAAGGCGAGACCCGCTGCGGAGTCGATTTGTGGCCCCGTGTTGGCACCGATTGGATGTCGACCGCATGCACCGAGTCGCGCAGAAGCTAGTCGGCACGCACGATTTTCGCGGATTCAGCGAAGAGATGGCACTCGACAAGAGCGCGAGGCGGACGATCCTGAAGATCGCCGTTCGTGCGCGACAGGACGAGGTCCACATCGATGTGATCGGAACTGCGTTCATCCGCGGAATGATGCGGAGGATCAGCGGTGGGCTTGTGGAAGTCGGAAGGGGACTCAGACCCGAGGAGCAGGTATCGAACCTCCTGGACCCGCGTATCCGCGATTCGCTCCAATGGCCCCGCGTTCTACCCGCGCAAGGACTTTGCCTAATGCGGATACGATACGGGAGATCCTACTACGGTCAGTCACAATTTATCGAAGAAGACAATACGGGAAAAGATAATGAATAG
- the rpsI gene encoding 30S ribosomal protein S9 — MAKDRNYGTGRRKSAIARVWLKPGEGKININGREHAEYLGRPVLEILVNSPFAHLGYEGKFDVMATAKGGGITGQAGAVRLGIARALVEMDENLRKPLRAGGFLTRDPRIKERKKYGRKKARRGFQFVKR; from the coding sequence ATGGCAAAGGATCGAAACTACGGAACAGGCCGACGCAAGAGCGCGATCGCACGCGTGTGGCTCAAGCCAGGCGAAGGCAAAATCAACATCAACGGTCGCGAGCATGCGGAATACCTCGGCCGACCAGTTCTCGAGATTCTCGTGAACAGCCCGTTTGCCCACTTGGGTTACGAAGGCAAGTTTGACGTGATGGCGACGGCCAAGGGCGGTGGCATCACCGGTCAGGCAGGCGCCGTCCGACTCGGAATCGCCCGCGCACTCGTCGAGATGGACGAGAATCTGCGCAAGCCCCTCCGCGCAGGCGGATTCTTGACGCGCGACCCGCGTATCAAGGAACGTAAGAAGTACGGACGCAAGAAGGCGCGACGCGGCTTCCAGTTCGTTAAGCGCTAA
- the fliG gene encoding flagellar motor switch protein FliG yields MRKQGEALTSRRKAAVMLTLLGESAADVIKHFDEEQVEALSVEIARLEKVTTEQREQVITEFHEMAMAQDYIAEGGLEQARKVLSAAFGDEKADAMVKRILAAMQVVPFEFLRKADPQQLLGFIQDEHPQVIALILAYMPMTQAALVLSKLAPELRADVAERIACMDQTPPEVIRRVEQVLEKKVSSLISTEMTKAGGPKQLVELLNRVDRSTERLIMDTLSENNPELADTVKNMMFVFEDIVSLDDRSIQQIMKEVDVKDLATALKGVTPQVQQKIYGNMSERAMRMLKEDMEFMGPVKMKVVEESQQKIVAVIRRLEESGEIMIGRGEDDVLV; encoded by the coding sequence ATGAGAAAGCAAGGCGAGGCTCTGACGTCGCGGCGCAAGGCCGCAGTGATGCTGACACTCTTGGGTGAATCGGCGGCCGACGTGATCAAGCACTTCGATGAGGAGCAGGTCGAGGCCCTTTCGGTTGAGATTGCTCGGTTGGAGAAGGTTACGACCGAACAGCGCGAGCAGGTAATCACCGAGTTTCACGAGATGGCCATGGCGCAGGACTACATCGCCGAAGGCGGTCTGGAGCAGGCGCGCAAGGTGCTCTCGGCGGCCTTTGGTGACGAGAAGGCCGATGCGATGGTCAAGCGAATCCTCGCGGCCATGCAGGTCGTGCCGTTCGAGTTCTTGCGGAAGGCCGATCCGCAGCAGTTGTTAGGCTTCATTCAGGACGAGCACCCGCAGGTGATCGCCTTGATCTTGGCCTACATGCCAATGACGCAGGCGGCCCTGGTGCTAAGTAAATTGGCACCGGAACTCCGAGCGGACGTCGCCGAGCGGATTGCGTGCATGGATCAGACCCCTCCTGAAGTCATTCGGCGCGTCGAGCAGGTGCTGGAGAAGAAGGTGTCTTCGCTGATCAGCACGGAAATGACCAAGGCGGGCGGTCCGAAGCAGTTGGTGGAGCTCCTCAACCGCGTGGACCGATCGACGGAGCGGCTCATCATGGACACGCTTTCGGAGAACAACCCCGAACTGGCCGACACGGTCAAAAACATGATGTTCGTCTTCGAAGACATCGTGAGCTTGGACGACCGCTCGATCCAGCAGATCATGAAGGAAGTCGACGTGAAGGACCTTGCAACCGCGCTGAAGGGTGTGACGCCGCAGGTCCAACAGAAGATCTACGGAAACATGTCCGAACGTGCGATGCGCATGCTAAAGGAGGACATGGAGTTCATGGGCCCAGTCAAGATGAAAGTCGTCGAGGAGTCGCAGCAGAAAATTGTTGCGGTCATCCGACGGTTGGAAGAGTCAGGCGAGATCATGATCGGCCGCGGCGAGGACGATGTCCTTGTCTAA
- the fliE gene encoding flagellar hook-basal body complex protein FliE has product MRIVNETLSRALAQGTQAKSSPMGGEDFGQMLMDAVKEVNSAQQDARGMQSAFMAGQSGVEAHDVMISMERASIAMQLTMQVRNKVLEAYQELSRMQV; this is encoded by the coding sequence ATGCGAATTGTCAATGAGACTCTCAGCCGCGCCCTTGCACAGGGCACCCAAGCAAAGTCATCGCCGATGGGCGGAGAGGACTTTGGGCAGATGCTGATGGACGCCGTGAAGGAAGTGAATTCCGCGCAGCAAGATGCTCGCGGGATGCAAAGCGCTTTCATGGCGGGTCAGTCGGGGGTTGAAGCTCATGACGTGATGATCTCCATGGAACGGGCCAGCATCGCGATGCAACTCACGATGCAGGTTCGGAACAAGGTGCTCGAAGCGTACCAAGAGTTGAGCCGAATGCAGGTTTAG
- the rpsM gene encoding 30S ribosomal protein S13, with product MARIAGVDLPREKAILYALPLVYGIGRVNGRAIIEKAGIDPRTRVKDLSEGEIGKLREIIDAEYQVEGDLRRDVYGNIRRLMEIGCYRGLRHRRGLPTRGQNTRSNARTRKGKAKTVAGKKKAKK from the coding sequence GTGGCACGTATTGCCGGTGTAGATTTACCACGCGAAAAAGCGATTTTGTACGCCCTTCCGCTCGTTTACGGGATCGGTCGGGTGAATGGTCGAGCCATCATCGAGAAGGCCGGGATTGACCCGCGCACTCGAGTGAAGGACCTGTCCGAGGGAGAAATCGGAAAGCTCCGCGAGATTATCGACGCGGAGTATCAGGTCGAAGGCGACCTCCGCCGTGATGTTTACGGCAATATTCGACGCCTGATGGAGATCGGCTGCTATCGTGGCCTGCGCCATCGACGCGGTCTGCCCACTCGCGGACAGAACACTCGTTCGAACGCACGAACCCGCAAGGGCAAGGCCAAGACTGTCGCTGGCAAGAAGAAGGCGAAGAAGTAA
- the flgC gene encoding flagellar basal body rod protein FlgC, whose translation MGLFGAMRASSSGMTAERFRMDVISMNIAGANTVKTPDKDAYRRQDVVLTASGDGVKVTRIDRDQSPLRPVYEPGNPAADENGFVYYSNVKPLQEMVDMMSASRAYEANVAAFNSARGMIRAALTIGKI comes from the coding sequence ATGGGTCTGTTCGGCGCGATGCGCGCCAGTAGCTCGGGCATGACCGCCGAACGATTCCGCATGGACGTGATCTCCATGAACATCGCGGGCGCAAACACTGTCAAGACGCCCGACAAGGATGCCTACCGCAGACAGGATGTGGTGCTCACGGCATCGGGCGACGGCGTCAAGGTGACGCGCATCGACCGCGATCAGTCGCCGCTGCGACCGGTTTATGAACCGGGGAACCCCGCTGCCGACGAGAATGGATTTGTTTACTACAGTAACGTGAAGCCGCTCCAAGAGATGGTGGACATGATGAGCGCCAGTCGAGCCTACGAGGCGAACGTGGCTGCATTTAACTCTGCACGCGGCATGATTCGCGCCGCGCTGACGATCGGAAAGATCTAA